One genomic region from Deltaproteobacteria bacterium encodes:
- the recQ gene encoding DNA helicase RecQ has translation MSTPHEILRSVFGYADFVGPQRAIIETIVSGRDAVVLMPTGGGKSLCYQIPALIRPGTGVVVSPLIALMRDQVQGLTQMGVRAAALNSSLSSEQARTVEGDLVAGRLDLIYVAPERLVQPSFLEQLARIPLALFAIDEAHCVSQWGHDFRPEYTRLAVLAERFPGVPRLALTATADEPTRRDIVHQLGLESARLFASGFDRPNIRYLVAPKDHPERQLLEFLRSRPAGEAGIVYRMSRKKVEATAARLAEQGFVALPYHAGLDPATRAGNQERFMREDGVIMVATVAFGMGVDKPNVRFVAHLDPPSSLEAYHQETGRAGRDGLPTVAWMVYGLADIAMLRRLVAQDDARTQGPAGQGDTESRQRHERLKQHKLTALLGYCETTQCRRQVLLRYFGQELAEPCGNCDTCLEPVETWDGTIAAQKALSNIFRTGARFGAGHLANVLIGKQDAAVARWGHDTVSTFGIGDELSRSEWLGVYRQLAAAGLVDVDLDGFGALTLNARSWDVMKGREAVRLRRDPPPTARIRAPRLAAPTDAALQTPEARTLWDSLRALRLRIAQEQNVPPYAVFADRTLLEMIRFRPQGVAALLGISGVGRTKLRVYGERFVEVLAAHEAEHGRPDGLPPLPAPPPDKMIRADGVSETERASVELLRSSGSVAAVAQARNLKPATVYAHLTKAVARGELSVEQVTGLSAGEIARIGDVVRQLRAQGFATLTAVHEALDGAYGYEILRCVLAGMETP, from the coding sequence GTGTCCACTCCCCACGAAATATTGCGTTCCGTGTTTGGCTACGCCGACTTTGTCGGGCCGCAGCGCGCCATCATCGAAACCATTGTCTCCGGCCGCGACGCCGTGGTCCTCATGCCCACGGGTGGCGGCAAATCCCTGTGCTACCAGATTCCGGCCCTGATCCGTCCGGGCACGGGCGTGGTCGTTTCGCCGCTCATCGCCCTCATGCGCGATCAGGTCCAGGGCCTGACCCAGATGGGCGTGCGCGCGGCGGCCCTGAATTCGTCCTTGTCTTCGGAGCAGGCCCGGACCGTGGAAGGTGATTTGGTCGCCGGCCGTCTGGATTTGATCTACGTCGCGCCGGAGCGTTTGGTTCAGCCCTCGTTTCTGGAGCAGTTGGCCCGCATTCCCCTGGCCTTGTTCGCCATCGACGAGGCCCACTGCGTGTCCCAGTGGGGGCATGATTTCCGCCCCGAATACACGCGGCTGGCCGTGCTGGCCGAGCGTTTTCCCGGCGTGCCCCGTCTGGCCCTGACGGCCACGGCCGACGAGCCGACCCGACGGGACATTGTCCATCAGCTGGGCCTGGAATCTGCCCGGCTGTTTGCCTCGGGCTTTGATCGTCCGAATATCCGTTATCTGGTCGCGCCCAAGGACCATCCCGAACGTCAGTTGCTGGAGTTTTTGCGCTCCCGCCCGGCCGGTGAGGCCGGCATCGTCTACCGCATGTCGCGCAAGAAGGTCGAGGCCACGGCCGCGCGGCTGGCCGAACAGGGATTTGTCGCCTTGCCGTATCACGCCGGCCTGGACCCGGCCACGCGGGCGGGCAACCAGGAGCGGTTCATGCGCGAGGATGGCGTGATCATGGTTGCCACCGTGGCTTTCGGCATGGGCGTGGACAAGCCCAACGTGCGTTTCGTGGCCCACCTGGACCCGCCGTCGAGTCTGGAAGCCTATCATCAGGAAACGGGCCGTGCCGGGCGGGATGGCCTGCCGACCGTGGCCTGGATGGTTTATGGTCTGGCCGATATCGCCATGCTGCGCCGGCTGGTGGCCCAGGACGACGCCCGGACACAGGGGCCGGCGGGCCAAGGCGACACCGAAAGCCGCCAGCGCCACGAGCGCCTCAAGCAGCACAAGCTGACCGCGCTTTTGGGTTATTGCGAAACCACCCAGTGCCGGCGGCAGGTCTTGTTGCGCTATTTCGGTCAGGAACTGGCCGAGCCCTGCGGCAACTGCGACACCTGCCTCGAACCGGTGGAAACCTGGGACGGCACCATTGCCGCTCAAAAAGCCCTGTCGAATATTTTTCGCACCGGAGCGAGGTTCGGGGCCGGTCATCTGGCCAATGTCCTTATCGGCAAGCAGGACGCGGCCGTGGCCCGTTGGGGGCACGACACGGTTTCCACGTTCGGCATCGGAGACGAATTGTCCCGCTCCGAATGGCTGGGCGTGTACCGCCAGCTGGCGGCCGCCGGCCTGGTGGATGTCGATCTGGACGGGTTTGGGGCGCTGACGCTCAATGCCCGCAGTTGGGACGTGATGAAGGGACGGGAAGCGGTTCGTCTGCGCCGCGACCCGCCGCCCACTGCCCGTATCCGCGCTCCCAGGCTGGCCGCGCCCACCGACGCGGCGCTGCAAACGCCCGAGGCCCGTACCTTGTGGGACAGTCTGCGCGCCTTGCGCCTGCGCATCGCCCAGGAACAGAACGTGCCGCCCTATGCCGTGTTCGCCGACCGGACCCTGCTCGAAATGATCCGCTTCCGGCCGCAAGGGGTGGCGGCGTTGCTGGGGATAAGCGGGGTGGGGCGGACCAAGCTGCGCGTGTACGGTGAGCGGTTCGTCGAAGTCCTGGCCGCGCACGAGGCCGAGCACGGCCGCCCGGACGGCTTGCCGCCGCTGCCCGCGCCGCCCCCGGACAAGATGATCCGGGCGGATGGGGTTTCCGAAACCGAGCGCGCGAGCGTCGAGTTGCTGCGTTCTTCCGGGTCCGTGGCCGCCGTGGCCCAGGCCCGCAATCTGAAACCCGCGACCGTGTACGCGCATCTGACCAAGGCCGTGGCACGGGGCGAATTGAGCGTGGAGCAGGTTACGGGACTGTCCGCGGGCGAAATCGCCCGTATCGGGGACGTTGTTCGGCAGCTGCGCGCCCAGGGTTTCGCCACCCTGACCGCCGTGCATGAGGCGCTGGACGGAGCGTACGGATATGAAATTTTGCGCTGCGTGCTGGCCGGGATGGAGACGCCGTGA
- a CDS encoding homoserine/homoserine lactone efflux protein gives MTWAVWLAFVAACFVFSLSPGAGAVSTMSTSLAQGPRRAMANILGLQIALAVHIVVVAAGLGMLLSSSVWTFTALKLIGALYLVWLGVQKWREAPTLAVAGVRIEGGLWRLVRTGMLVNLTNPKSIIFLAAFLPQFVQAGSPQASQYAILGLTVLAMDWLVMIGYALLAASLRTVMATPVAMRRGNRLFGSLFIGAGLALASAKAA, from the coding sequence ATGACTTGGGCTGTGTGGCTGGCCTTTGTGGCCGCCTGTTTTGTGTTCAGTCTATCACCGGGAGCCGGAGCCGTTTCAACCATGAGCACGTCCCTGGCCCAGGGGCCCCGGCGCGCCATGGCCAATATTCTGGGTCTGCAGATTGCCCTGGCCGTGCATATCGTGGTGGTCGCCGCCGGTCTGGGGATGCTGCTTTCGTCTTCGGTCTGGACCTTCACGGCCTTGAAGCTGATCGGGGCGCTGTATCTGGTCTGGCTGGGCGTGCAGAAATGGCGTGAGGCCCCGACTCTGGCCGTGGCCGGGGTCAGGATCGAGGGCGGGCTTTGGCGACTGGTCCGGACCGGGATGCTGGTCAATCTGACCAATCCCAAGTCCATCATTTTTCTGGCCGCGTTTTTGCCGCAGTTCGTGCAGGCGGGCAGCCCACAGGCCTCGCAGTATGCCATCCTGGGCTTGACCGTGCTGGCCATGGATTGGCTGGTCATGATCGGCTATGCCTTGCTGGCCGCTTCCCTGCGCACGGTCATGGCCACGCCCGTGGCCATGCGTCGGGGCAACCGCCTGTTCGGGTCCTTGTTCATCGGCGCAGGCCTGGCCCTGGCCTCGGCCAAGGCTGCCTGA
- the groL gene encoding chaperonin GroEL, giving the protein MAAKIIKFDTKARERLKKGVDTLADAVKVTLGPKGRNVVIEKSFGSPIITKDGVSVAKEIELEDKFENMGAQMVKEVASKTSDIAGDGTTTATILAQAIFAEGVKLVAAGRNPMAIKRGIDKGVEAIIGSLDKLAKPTRDQKEIAQVGTISANNDATIGNIIAEAMGKVGKEGVITVEEAKGLETNLDVVEGMQFDRGYLSPYFVTNPDKMVCEMDAPLILINEKKISNMKELLPVLEQAAKMGKPLVIIAEDIEGEALATLVVNKLRGTLQVVAVKAPGFGERRKAMLQDIAILTGGEVVSDDLGVKLESIALNQLGSAKRVVIDKENTTIVDGSGEAEAIKARVKQIRNEIEETTSDYDREKLQERLAKIVGGVAVINVGAATETEMKEKKARVEDALNATRAAVEEGIVPGGGVALVRCQAVLDTVKPADDDEAAGVQVIRRAIEEPIRQICGNAGVEGAVVIDKVRHGKEDFGYNAATGEYEDLLKSGVIDPKKVTRIALQNAASVASLLLTTECAIAEKPKEEAAAPAMPGGMGGMGGMY; this is encoded by the coding sequence ATGGCTGCTAAAATTATCAAGTTTGATACCAAGGCTCGCGAAAGACTGAAAAAAGGCGTGGACACCCTGGCCGATGCCGTGAAGGTGACCCTCGGACCCAAGGGCCGTAACGTCGTGATCGAAAAATCCTTTGGCTCCCCGATCATCACCAAGGATGGCGTCAGCGTGGCCAAGGAGATCGAACTGGAAGACAAGTTCGAGAACATGGGCGCCCAGATGGTCAAGGAAGTCGCTTCCAAGACTTCCGACATCGCTGGTGACGGCACCACCACGGCCACCATCCTGGCCCAGGCCATTTTCGCCGAGGGCGTGAAGCTGGTCGCCGCCGGCCGCAACCCCATGGCCATCAAGCGCGGTATCGACAAGGGCGTCGAGGCCATCATCGGCAGCCTGGACAAGCTGGCCAAGCCTACCCGCGACCAGAAGGAAATCGCCCAGGTTGGCACCATTTCCGCCAACAATGACGCCACGATCGGCAACATCATCGCCGAAGCCATGGGCAAGGTCGGCAAGGAAGGCGTCATCACCGTCGAGGAAGCCAAGGGTCTGGAGACCAACCTGGACGTCGTCGAGGGCATGCAGTTCGATCGCGGCTATCTGTCCCCCTATTTCGTGACCAATCCGGACAAGATGGTTTGCGAAATGGACGCTCCGCTGATTCTCATCAACGAGAAGAAGATTTCCAACATGAAGGAGCTGCTCCCCGTGCTGGAGCAGGCCGCCAAGATGGGCAAGCCCCTGGTCATCATCGCCGAGGACATCGAAGGCGAGGCCCTGGCGACCCTGGTTGTCAACAAGCTGCGTGGCACATTGCAGGTCGTGGCCGTCAAGGCTCCCGGCTTTGGCGAGCGTCGCAAGGCCATGTTGCAGGATATCGCCATCCTGACCGGCGGCGAAGTTGTGTCCGATGACTTGGGCGTCAAGCTGGAAAGCATCGCCCTGAATCAGCTTGGTTCCGCCAAGCGCGTGGTCATCGACAAGGAAAACACCACCATCGTCGATGGTTCAGGTGAAGCCGAGGCCATCAAGGCCCGCGTCAAGCAGATCCGCAACGAAATCGAGGAGACTACTTCCGATTACGATCGCGAGAAGCTGCAGGAACGTCTGGCCAAGATCGTTGGCGGCGTGGCCGTGATCAATGTCGGCGCGGCGACCGAGACCGAGATGAAGGAGAAGAAGGCCCGCGTGGAAGACGCCCTGAACGCCACCCGTGCCGCCGTGGAAGAAGGCATCGTGCCTGGCGGTGGCGTGGCCCTGGTGCGTTGTCAGGCCGTTCTCGACACCGTGAAGCCCGCCGATGACGACGAAGCCGCCGGCGTGCAGGTCATCCGTCGCGCCATCGAAGAGCCCATTCGTCAGATTTGCGGCAACGCTGGCGTCGAGGGTGCCGTGGTCATCGACAAGGTCCGTCATGGCAAGGAAGACTTCGGTTACAACGCCGCCACTGGCGAATACGAGGATCTGCTCAAGTCCGGCGTCATCGATCCCAAGAAGGTGACCCGCATTGCCCTGCAGAACGCCGCTTCCGTGGCCTCCCTGTTGCTGACCACCGAATGCGCCATCGCCGAGAAGCCCAAGGAAGAAGCCGCTGCTCCGGCCATGCCCGGTGGCATGGGCGGCATGGGTGGCATGTACTAA
- a CDS encoding serine--tRNA ligase: MLDIKFVRSNPDDVKNALRKRRNALDLDEFLILDQKRRELLGEAEELKAKRNQASGEISRMKKTGENAEPLLAEMSTISARIKTLDEELRGLDQRASEWVMAVPNIPHASVPEGTSEDDNITVRAWGEKPDFHFPPKEHHELGTALDGLDFETAVKLTGSRFVLLKGWAAQLERALISFMLDVQTLENGYAEVMPPVIVNRDSLLGTGQLPKFEEDLFKLEGTNYYLIPTAEVPVTNIYRDTTLAEGDLPIAHCAFTPCFRSEAGSYGKDTKGMIRQHQFDKVELVRFVHPDTSYAELEKLLGHAESILRKLGLHYRVVTLCAGDLGFSSAKTYDIEVWLPGQDKYREISSCSNFEDFQARRAGIRFKPADAKKSRLVHTLNGSGLAVGRTMVAILENYQQADGSIIIPETLRPYMKGLEQIKKKNL, translated from the coding sequence ATGCTCGACATCAAATTTGTTCGGTCCAACCCCGACGACGTCAAAAACGCCCTGCGAAAACGCCGCAATGCTCTCGACCTCGATGAATTTCTGATTTTGGATCAAAAGCGCCGCGAACTGCTGGGCGAAGCCGAGGAGCTCAAGGCCAAACGCAACCAGGCTTCCGGCGAAATCAGCCGCATGAAAAAAACGGGTGAAAACGCCGAGCCACTCCTGGCCGAGATGAGCACCATTTCGGCCCGCATCAAGACGCTAGACGAAGAACTGCGCGGTCTTGACCAGCGCGCTTCGGAATGGGTCATGGCCGTGCCCAATATTCCGCACGCGTCCGTTCCCGAAGGAACGAGCGAGGACGACAACATCACTGTCCGCGCCTGGGGCGAAAAGCCGGATTTTCATTTCCCGCCCAAGGAACACCACGAACTGGGCACGGCCCTGGACGGGCTGGATTTTGAAACGGCCGTCAAGCTCACGGGGAGCCGGTTCGTGCTCCTCAAGGGCTGGGCCGCGCAGCTGGAACGGGCCCTGATCAGCTTCATGCTCGACGTGCAGACCCTGGAAAACGGCTACGCCGAGGTCATGCCCCCGGTCATCGTCAATCGTGACAGCCTGCTTGGCACCGGCCAGCTGCCCAAATTCGAGGAAGACCTGTTCAAGCTCGAAGGAACAAACTATTATCTGATCCCCACGGCCGAGGTTCCGGTGACCAACATTTACCGGGACACGACCCTGGCCGAGGGCGACCTGCCCATTGCCCACTGTGCCTTCACCCCCTGTTTCCGTTCCGAGGCGGGATCCTATGGCAAGGACACCAAGGGCATGATCCGCCAGCACCAATTCGACAAGGTGGAACTGGTCCGCTTCGTTCATCCGGATACGTCCTACGCCGAATTGGAAAAGCTCCTGGGCCACGCCGAAAGCATCCTGCGCAAACTCGGGCTGCATTACCGGGTGGTCACCCTCTGCGCCGGCGATCTGGGTTTCTCGTCGGCCAAAACCTATGACATCGAAGTCTGGCTGCCGGGTCAGGACAAATACCGCGAAATTTCATCGTGCTCCAATTTCGAGGATTTCCAAGCCCGACGCGCGGGCATCCGTTTCAAGCCGGCCGACGCCAAAAAATCCCGCCTCGTGCACACCCTGAACGGTTCGGGCCTGGCCGTGGGCCGGACCATGGTCGCCATTCTGGAAAATTACCAGCAAGCCGATGGCTCGATCATTATCCCGGAAACCCTCCGTCCGTACATGAAGGGGCTGGAACAAATAAAAAAGAAAAATTTGTAA
- a CDS encoding tRNA nucleotidyltransferase, with the protein MRAGRDGDAVRIYLVGGAVRDRVRGLEPADLDYVAVGAPPDTAEAELRRRVPGLTRVGRGIPVFVRGQAQYTISPFERIEGDLASRDLTINALAQDEAGCVIGHPLALADLRDKVLRPVAVANFLADPLRAVRAARFAAALPDFAVHGELLAAMRAVSPLALGAVAAERVGQETLKACAGARPGNFPRVLRDGGCLEPWFTELAGADAIPAGPPAYHDASVLEHTARVMDGCAGETVAAWMALCHDLGKTTTPTTELPHHFGHEERGEILAETLARRLRLPSRYLSAGRLAARWHMAGGCYTALRPATRIRMLLALDKAGLLAPFFLLVAADGGGEHLDRAQRELTVIKTVVLPEKHRDQGPKSADILLHLRCEALARLDG; encoded by the coding sequence CTGCGTGCTGGCCGGGATGGAGACGCCGTGAGGATATATCTCGTGGGCGGGGCCGTGCGGGACCGGGTGCGCGGTCTGGAGCCGGCCGACCTGGATTATGTGGCCGTGGGCGCGCCGCCGGACACGGCCGAGGCCGAACTGCGCCGGCGCGTGCCGGGCCTGACCCGCGTTGGTAGGGGTATTCCGGTATTCGTGCGTGGCCAAGCCCAGTACACCATTTCTCCTTTTGAGCGCATCGAGGGCGATCTTGCCTCGCGCGATCTGACCATCAATGCCCTGGCCCAGGACGAGGCTGGGTGCGTCATCGGTCATCCCCTGGCCTTGGCCGACCTTCGGGACAAGGTTCTGCGGCCCGTGGCCGTGGCCAACTTTCTGGCCGATCCCCTGCGGGCCGTGCGCGCGGCCCGGTTTGCCGCCGCGTTGCCGGATTTTGCCGTGCACGGGGAGTTGCTTGCGGCCATGCGGGCCGTTTCGCCCCTTGCCCTGGGCGCGGTGGCCGCGGAGCGGGTCGGCCAGGAAACCCTCAAGGCCTGCGCTGGCGCGCGTCCGGGAAATTTTCCGCGCGTCCTGCGTGATGGCGGCTGTCTGGAGCCATGGTTCACGGAGTTGGCCGGGGCCGACGCCATCCCGGCCGGGCCGCCCGCCTATCATGATGCCAGCGTCCTGGAGCACACGGCCCGGGTCATGGACGGCTGCGCCGGTGAAACCGTGGCCGCCTGGATGGCCCTGTGTCACGATTTGGGCAAGACGACCACGCCGACCACGGAGCTGCCGCATCATTTCGGACACGAGGAGCGCGGCGAAATCCTGGCCGAGACCCTGGCCCGGCGGCTGCGCCTGCCGAGCCGGTATCTGTCCGCCGGTCGTCTGGCCGCGCGCTGGCACATGGCCGGTGGATGCTACACGGCGTTGCGCCCCGCGACCAGAATCCGCATGCTGCTGGCCCTGGACAAGGCCGGACTGCTCGCGCCGTTTTTCCTGCTGGTGGCGGCGGACGGGGGCGGGGAACATCTGGACCGGGCGCAACGGGAACTGACCGTGATCAAGACCGTGGTCCTGCCCGAAAAGCACCGCGACCAAGGGCCGAAAAGCGCCGACATCCTGCTGCATCTGCGTTGCGAGGCCCTGGCCCGGTTGGACGGATAG
- a CDS encoding 4Fe-4S binding protein, with amino-acid sequence MFTPSRVQRLIQVLYFGFILFVGWRFSRFVLWATGQSEVMTPRPASVEGFLPIAALMGLRRLLESQVWDRVHPAGLTIFLAALGMALFFRKGFCGFICPVGLLSGLLDNLGRRLHLSLVPTGIGGRILAAPKYLLLAFFLYTVFIGMDRAAVESFVAAPYNYVADAKMLHFFQSPSGLTLSILVGLAVLGVFFRGAWCRYLCPYGALLGLLSWFGPTRVTRDDTVCIGCQKCSRACPGGIRVHENRVVLSPDCLGCLRCQEACPVPGCITLRAAGKVVPFWVTGLGSVALLVSAWLAARQFGLWDQDIPLGMVRRFYQMFL; translated from the coding sequence ATGTTCACTCCGAGCCGCGTGCAGCGGCTGATTCAGGTTCTCTATTTTGGGTTTATTCTCTTTGTGGGGTGGCGATTTTCCCGTTTCGTGCTTTGGGCCACTGGCCAGAGCGAGGTCATGACGCCGCGTCCGGCCTCGGTGGAGGGCTTTTTGCCCATAGCCGCCCTGATGGGCCTGCGTCGGCTGCTCGAAAGCCAGGTCTGGGACCGGGTGCATCCGGCTGGGTTAACCATTTTTTTGGCCGCCCTGGGCATGGCGTTGTTTTTCCGTAAAGGGTTTTGCGGCTTCATCTGTCCCGTGGGGTTGCTTTCCGGTCTGCTCGACAATCTGGGCCGGCGGCTCCATCTGTCCCTGGTTCCGACCGGAATCGGCGGCCGTATTTTGGCCGCGCCCAAATATCTGCTTCTGGCATTTTTCCTTTATACCGTGTTCATCGGCATGGATCGGGCCGCCGTGGAGTCCTTTGTCGCCGCGCCGTACAACTACGTGGCCGACGCCAAGATGCTGCATTTTTTCCAATCCCCGTCGGGACTGACGCTGTCCATTCTGGTCGGATTGGCCGTGCTGGGCGTGTTTTTCCGTGGCGCCTGGTGCCGTTATCTCTGCCCGTATGGCGCGCTGCTTGGCCTTTTGAGCTGGTTCGGCCCGACGCGGGTGACGCGCGACGACACCGTGTGTATCGGCTGCCAAAAATGTTCCCGGGCCTGTCCCGGGGGCATCCGCGTTCATGAAAATCGTGTCGTGCTTTCGCCGGATTGCCTGGGTTGCCTGCGTTGCCAGGAGGCCTGCCCGGTACCGGGGTGCATCACCCTGCGCGCGGCCGGCAAGGTCGTTCCGTTCTGGGTCACGGGTCTGGGCAGCGTGGCACTGCTCGTGTCGGCCTGGCTGGCGGCCCGACAGTTCGGATTGTGGGATCAGGACATCCCTTTGGGCATGGTCCGGCGTTTTTATCAGATGTTCTTGTAG
- a CDS encoding co-chaperone GroES, with protein MKLRPLHDRILVKRLEEEQVTKGGIIIPDSAKEKPIKGEVVAAGPGKVADDGKQIPMGVKAGDNVIFNKYAGTEVKIDGEELLIMREDDILAVIEA; from the coding sequence ATGAAACTGAGACCGTTGCACGACCGTATTCTGGTCAAGCGCCTGGAAGAAGAGCAGGTGACCAAGGGCGGAATTATCATTCCCGATTCCGCAAAAGAAAAGCCCATCAAGGGTGAAGTGGTTGCCGCTGGTCCTGGCAAGGTCGCCGACGATGGCAAGCAGATTCCCATGGGTGTGAAGGCCGGCGATAACGTCATTTTCAACAAGTACGCCGGCACGGAAGTCAAGATTGATGGCGAGGAACTGCTGATCATGCGCGAGGATGACATTCTCGCGGTAATCGAAGCCTAA